In Primulina huaijiensis isolate GDHJ02 chromosome 4, ASM1229523v2, whole genome shotgun sequence, a genomic segment contains:
- the LOC140975301 gene encoding uncharacterized protein, which yields MNKMEPTLEELVNMLVTFESTIKKEKPVLFVGSSSGTKTGPPGKGKKRSFQRPKKNVPLKRQSPSPAVAATPVKADKTVDICHHCKKPGHWRRNCREYLAQKGSGKGDGKK from the exons atgaacaagatggagccgacccttgaggagttggtgaacatgcttgtgacttttgagtccactatcaagaaagagaagccggttctttttgtgggctcttcatctggtacgaagaccggtccacctgggaagggaaagaagcgttctttccaacgtcccaagaagaacgtgcccttgaagaggcagtctccgagtcccgctgtggcagccacaccagtgaaggctgacaagactgttgacatctgtcatcactgcaagaagcctggacattggaggcgtaactgcagggaatatcttgcccagaagggttctggaaaag gtgatgggaagaagtag